Proteins from a genomic interval of Thunnus thynnus chromosome 5, fThuThy2.1, whole genome shotgun sequence:
- the sycp3 gene encoding synaptonemal complex protein 3, producing the protein MPTEQTGGMATGRRQMKKKHPEGKNDKVFDFTGDEKKELSGSEDDVRDETLVVDKLAKKRPAADFEEEGVTCAVGNEVQSMLEKFGADISKVMQAKKKRLECLTKNYMKGSQHKLEELWNNYHGQRQKMTQQYSQQVSSALQQWETEAQRAEEQEEKLNNLFRQQQKILQQARVVQNQKLKTVRDLYEQFVKNMEDMEKSHESFLQGAQQELRKEMATLQKKILMDTQQQEMATVRKSLQSMLF; encoded by the exons ATGCCGACGGAACAGACTGGAGGAATGGCGACAGGAAGAagacagatgaagaaaaaacaccCAGAGGGAAAAAATGATAAAGTTTTTGATTTTACTGGAGACGAAAAGAAAGAGCTGAGCGGTTCAGAGGACGATGTGAGAG ATGAAACTCTGGTTGTGGACAAACTGGCAAAGAAAAGACCAGCTGCTGACTTTGAAGAGGAGGGAGTGACCTGTGCTGTTGG AAATGAGGTTCAGTCCATGTTGGAGAAGTTTGGGG cTGATATCAGCAAGGTGATGCAGGCCAAGAAGAAACGTCTGGAGTGTCTGACGAAGAACTACATGAAGGGAAGTCAACACAAGCTGGAGGAGCTGTGGAACAACTACCACGGTCAGAG gcAGAAGATGACTCAGCAGTATTCTCAGCAGGTGTCGTCGGCGTTGCAGCAGTGGGAGACTGAAGCGCAGCGAGccgaggagcaggaggagaaactCAAC aaTCTGTtcagacagcagcagaagaTCCTGCAGCAGGCTCGAGTCGTCCAGAACCAGAAGCTGAAGACGGTCAGAGATCTGTACGAGCAGTTTGTGAAG AACATGGAGGACATGGAGAAGAGTCACGAGTCCTTCCTGCAGGGGGCGCAACAGGAGCTGAGGAAGGAGATGGCCACTCTGCAGAAGAAGATCCTCATGGACACG caacagcaggagaTGGCCACAGTCCGCAAGTCTCTGCAGTCCATGCTGTTCTAG
- the actr6 gene encoding actin-related protein 6: MATLVLDNGAYTAKIGYSQEKVSVIPNCQFRSKTSRLKTFTANQLDEIKDPSGLFYILPFQKGYLVNWDVQRKVWDHLFGKEMFKVEFADTSVIITEPYFNFTSIQESMNEILFEEYQFQSALRTNAGSLSAHHYFHTKPSELCCLVVDTGFSFTHIAPYCRSRAMKDGIRRINVGGKLLTNHLKEIISYRQLHVMDETHVINQVKEDVCYVSQQFYKDMETAQLKGEENTVMRDYVLPDFSSIKKGFCKPREEMIYNGKYKTGEQILRLVNERFAVPEMLFHPSDIGIQEMGVPEAIVHSIQSLPEEMQPHFYQNIVLTGGNTLFPGFRERLEAELRSLVPAHLPVSVLLPANPISFSWEGGKLLSHNPDYDEMVVTREDYEENGHFICEEKFDI, encoded by the exons CGTCATCCCGAACTGTCAGTTTCGCTCCAAGACGTCCAGATTAAAGACCTTCACTGCCAACCAGCTGGATGAGATCAAAGATCCCTCCGGACTCTTCTACATCCTGCCCTTCCAGAAG GGTTATCTGGTCAACTGGGACGTGCAGAGGAAAGTGTGGGATCATCTGTTTGGGAAGGAGATGTTCAAG GTGGAGTTCGCAGACACCAGCGTCATCATCACCGAGCCGTACTTCAACTTCACCTCCATCCAGGAGTCCATGAACGAGATCCTGTTCGAGGAGTACCAGTTCCAGTCGGCTCTCAGGACCAACG ccgGCTCTCTCAGCGCTCATCACTACTTCCACACTAAACCGTCGGAGCTCTGCTGTCTGGTGGTCGATACGGGATTCTCCTTCACACACATCGCCCCCTACTGCCGCAGCCGCGCCATGAAGGACGGCATCCGCAG GATCAATGTAGGAGGGAAACTTCTGACCAATCACCTGAAGGAGATCATTTCATATCG ACAGTTACATGTGATGGATGAAACCCATGTGATCAACCAGGTGAAGGAGGACGTCTGCTACGTGTCGCAGCAGTTTTACAAAGACATGGAGACGGCACA GCTGAAGGGGGAGGAGAACACGGTGATGAGGGACTACGTTCTTCCAGATTTCAGCTCCATCAAAAAAGGTTTCTGCAAG CCGCGAGAGGAGATGATCTACAACGGGAAGTATAAGACCGGAGAGCAGATCCTGAGGTTGGTCAACGAGCGCTTCGCCGTCCCCGAGATGCTCTTCCACCCGTCAGACATCGGCATCCAGGAGATGGGCGTCCCAGAGGCCATCGTCCACTCCATCCAGTCCCTGCCGGAAG AGATGCAGCCTCATTTCTACCAGAACATCGTCCTGACTGGAGGAAACACTTTGTTTCCAGGCTTCAGAGAGCGACTGGAGGCAGAACTACGCTCGCTCGTCCCCGCTCACCTTCCCGTCTCCGTCCTTCTACCCGCCAA CCCGATCAGTTTCTCGTGGGAAGGAGGGAAGCTGCTGTCCCACAATCCGGACTACGATGAGATGGTGGTGACGCGGGAGGATTACGAAGAGAACGGACATTTTATCTGTGAAGAAAAGTTTGATATTTGA